Proteins found in one Geomonas subterranea genomic segment:
- the leuS gene encoding leucine--tRNA ligase, translating into MEEKYVPSAVEGKWQQFWATHNSFKATEDATRKKYYLLEMFPYPSGKIHMGHVRNYSIGDVIARFKRMQGYNVLHPMGWDAFGMPAENAAIQHKSHPAKWTYENIDYMRGQLKRLGLSYDWERELATCDLDYYKWEQKIFLEMYKKGLAYKKSSAVNWCPKCETVLANEQVEDGCCWRCDSLVQQKELEQWSFRITNYAQELLDDTYKLTGWPERVLTMQRNWIGRSVGCEIDFPLENGLTSIKVFTTRQDTLFGATFMSLAAEHPMALDLATAGQRAAVEGFIDKVKKTDRIKRSADDQEKEGVFTGSYCVNPVTNVKMPIFLANFVLMDYGTGAVMAVPTHDQRDFEFARKYDLPLKVVIQPAGETLDPATMTEAYTAEGTMVNSGRFDGMGNTDAKEAIADYLEKEKIGKKTVNFRLRDWGISRQRYWGNPIPVINCDLCGVVPVPETELPVVLPMDAEFTGEGGNPLARVGSFTTCTCPQCGEAARRETDTMDTFVQSSWYFLRYCSPKFTSGPLDREQVEHWMPVDQYIGGIEHAVLHLLYARFFTKVLRDLGYCNVDEPFSNLLTQGMVIKDGAKMSKSKGNVVDPNALIERYGADTARLFSLFAAPPEKDLDWSDQGVDGSYRFLNRVWRLVYDVLPAVKNAGAVQVDQLSADGKKLRRAVHKTIKKVSEDVEERFHFNTAIAAVMELVNSIQGFTGKDAPENVAVVREAVESVVRLLAPFVPHFAEELWSELGHQVGLEQAGWPGYDADAVVDEEITVVIQVNGKLRSKLTVAPDAKEDDVRAAALADDKIVPYLEGKSVKKVVYVPGKLVSIVVA; encoded by the coding sequence ATGGAAGAGAAATACGTTCCCTCGGCAGTCGAGGGCAAATGGCAGCAGTTCTGGGCTACGCACAACAGCTTCAAGGCAACCGAAGACGCAACTCGCAAGAAGTACTACCTTCTCGAGATGTTCCCGTATCCCTCCGGCAAGATCCACATGGGTCATGTCAGGAACTATTCCATCGGCGACGTCATCGCCCGCTTCAAAAGGATGCAGGGGTACAACGTGCTGCACCCGATGGGATGGGATGCCTTCGGGATGCCCGCTGAAAATGCCGCCATCCAGCACAAGAGCCACCCCGCCAAGTGGACCTACGAGAACATCGATTACATGCGCGGGCAGCTGAAGCGCCTGGGTCTCTCCTACGACTGGGAGCGCGAGCTTGCCACCTGCGACCTCGACTACTACAAGTGGGAGCAGAAGATCTTCCTCGAGATGTACAAGAAGGGGCTCGCGTACAAGAAATCCTCCGCCGTCAACTGGTGCCCCAAGTGTGAGACCGTGCTCGCCAACGAGCAGGTCGAGGATGGCTGCTGCTGGCGCTGCGACTCCCTGGTGCAGCAGAAGGAGCTGGAGCAGTGGTCCTTCCGCATCACCAACTATGCCCAGGAACTGCTGGACGACACCTACAAGCTCACCGGGTGGCCGGAGCGCGTGCTCACCATGCAGCGCAACTGGATCGGCCGTTCGGTCGGCTGTGAAATCGACTTCCCGCTCGAGAACGGGCTCACCAGCATCAAGGTATTCACCACCCGGCAGGATACCCTGTTCGGCGCCACCTTCATGTCGCTGGCCGCCGAGCACCCGATGGCGCTGGACCTGGCCACCGCCGGGCAGCGCGCCGCCGTCGAGGGCTTCATCGACAAGGTGAAGAAGACCGACCGCATCAAGCGCTCCGCCGATGACCAGGAAAAGGAAGGGGTCTTCACCGGCTCCTACTGCGTCAACCCGGTCACCAACGTCAAGATGCCGATCTTCCTGGCCAACTTCGTCCTCATGGACTACGGCACCGGTGCCGTCATGGCCGTTCCGACCCACGACCAGCGCGATTTCGAGTTCGCCAGGAAATACGATCTGCCGCTCAAGGTGGTGATCCAGCCCGCCGGCGAGACGCTCGATCCCGCCACCATGACCGAGGCCTACACGGCCGAGGGGACCATGGTCAACTCCGGCCGCTTCGACGGCATGGGCAACACCGACGCCAAGGAAGCCATCGCCGACTACCTGGAAAAGGAAAAGATCGGCAAGAAGACCGTCAACTTCCGCCTGCGCGACTGGGGTATCTCCCGCCAGCGTTACTGGGGCAACCCGATTCCGGTGATCAACTGCGATCTCTGCGGCGTGGTGCCCGTTCCCGAAACGGAGCTCCCGGTCGTGCTCCCGATGGACGCCGAGTTCACCGGCGAGGGGGGCAATCCGCTGGCCCGCGTGGGAAGCTTCACCACCTGCACCTGCCCGCAGTGCGGCGAGGCCGCGCGCCGCGAGACCGACACCATGGACACCTTCGTGCAGTCCTCCTGGTACTTCCTGCGCTACTGCTCGCCGAAGTTCACCTCGGGTCCCCTGGACCGCGAGCAGGTCGAGCATTGGATGCCGGTGGACCAGTACATCGGAGGCATCGAGCACGCCGTTTTGCACCTGCTCTACGCCCGGTTCTTCACCAAGGTGCTCAGGGACCTCGGCTACTGCAACGTGGACGAGCCGTTCTCCAACCTCCTCACCCAGGGGATGGTCATCAAGGACGGCGCCAAGATGTCCAAGTCCAAGGGGAACGTCGTCGACCCCAACGCCCTCATCGAACGCTACGGCGCGGACACGGCGCGGCTCTTCTCCCTGTTCGCCGCTCCGCCCGAGAAGGATCTCGACTGGAGCGACCAGGGGGTGGACGGGAGCTACCGCTTCCTTAACCGCGTCTGGCGCCTGGTGTACGACGTGCTCCCCGCCGTCAAGAACGCCGGTGCCGTCCAGGTTGACCAGCTCTCCGCGGACGGGAAGAAGCTGCGTCGCGCCGTGCACAAGACAATCAAGAAGGTCTCCGAGGACGTCGAGGAGCGTTTCCACTTCAACACCGCCATCGCGGCGGTGATGGAGCTGGTCAACTCCATCCAGGGTTTCACCGGGAAGGACGCCCCGGAGAACGTCGCCGTGGTGCGCGAGGCGGTGGAGTCGGTGGTGCGCCTGTTGGCTCCCTTCGTGCCGCATTTCGCCGAAGAGCTCTGGTCCGAGCTCGGCCACCAGGTCGGCCTGGAACAGGCGGGCTGGCCCGGCTATGACGCCGACGCCGTGGTCGACGAGGAGATCACCGTCGTGATCCAGGTGAACGGCAAGCTCAGAAGCAAGCTCACCGTTGCCCCCGACGCCAAGGAGGACGATGTCCGCGCCGCCGCGCTGGCCGATGACAAGATCGTGCCGTACCTGGAGGGGAAGAGCGTGAAGAAGGTCGTCTACGTCCCCGGCAAACTGGTCAGCATCGTCGTCGCCTAG
- a CDS encoding response regulator, translating into MSDYNVLIVEDSPTMRQLIAFALKRIRGVRIVEANDGVDGLKKLSSERFDLILTDINMPIMDGLKLVSLVRNDANYKAIPIVVITTEGAQEDRERALALGANDYITKPIQPTKILDVAKNLLRIV; encoded by the coding sequence ATGTCAGATTACAACGTATTGATAGTCGAAGATTCACCCACCATGAGGCAGCTCATCGCGTTTGCGCTGAAGCGGATCAGGGGGGTGCGGATAGTCGAGGCCAACGATGGCGTCGACGGCTTGAAGAAGCTTTCCTCCGAGCGGTTCGACCTGATCCTGACCGACATCAACATGCCGATCATGGACGGCCTGAAATTGGTGAGCCTGGTGCGTAACGACGCGAACTACAAGGCGATCCCCATCGTGGTCATCACCACGGAAGGGGCGCAGGAAGACAGGGAGCGTGCCCTGGCGCTGGGAGCCAACGACTACATCACCAAGCCGATTCAGCCGACGAAGATCCTGGACGTCGCCAAGAACCTGCTCCGGATCGTCTGA
- a CDS encoding GAF domain-containing protein, whose protein sequence is MQKDDERLVHSRGEEFLQVFKKGAEFTQELLRENERLRFRLLELEKSQGPGDATPVAEVKRLSERIADLEQEKQEILDRIRHVEEENQDFAARYLEIEDENNNLANLYIASYQLHSTLDFKEVLQIITEIIINLIGAEEFAIMLLDEKSDELQAVSTEGIDRSEIPSFRLGKGIIGTVAESGENHFASDFDNYERDFSAPMVCIPLKIKEHVIGVLAIYKLLMQKKEFAAVDYELFTLLAGHAATAIFSSRLYSDSERKLSTIQGFIDLLTK, encoded by the coding sequence ATGCAAAAGGACGATGAACGACTGGTTCATAGCAGGGGCGAGGAGTTCCTGCAGGTTTTCAAGAAAGGGGCTGAGTTCACCCAGGAACTTTTGAGGGAGAACGAGCGTCTCAGGTTCCGGCTGCTGGAGCTGGAGAAATCCCAGGGGCCGGGGGATGCGACACCGGTCGCGGAGGTGAAAAGGCTCAGCGAACGGATCGCCGATCTGGAGCAGGAGAAGCAGGAGATCCTGGACCGCATCAGGCACGTCGAGGAGGAAAACCAGGATTTCGCGGCACGCTACCTGGAGATTGAGGACGAGAACAACAACCTCGCCAATCTCTACATAGCGAGCTACCAGCTCCACTCCACGCTCGACTTCAAGGAAGTGCTCCAGATCATAACCGAGATCATCATCAACCTGATCGGTGCCGAGGAGTTCGCCATCATGCTGCTCGACGAGAAGAGCGACGAGCTGCAGGCCGTCTCCACCGAAGGGATTGACCGGAGCGAGATCCCGTCCTTCCGTCTCGGCAAGGGGATCATAGGGACCGTGGCGGAGTCCGGCGAGAATCATTTCGCCAGCGACTTCGACAACTACGAGCGTGATTTCAGCGCCCCGATGGTCTGCATCCCGCTCAAGATCAAGGAACACGTCATCGGCGTGCTGGCGATCTACAAGCTCCTGATGCAGAAAAAGGAATTCGCCGCCGTCGACTACGAGCTCTTCACTTTGCTGGCCGGTCATGCAGCCACCGCCATCTTCAGTTCGCGGCTTTACAGCGATTCCGAGCGCAAGCTTTCGACCATCCAGGGGTTCATCGACCTTTTGACCAAATAA
- a CDS encoding protein-glutamate methylesterase/protein-glutamine glutaminase yields the protein MKKIRVVVVDDSAYNRRAITRMLEELPGVQVVGYATNGEEGIRRVIDLTPDLVTLDLEMPRMDGFTMLRILMATTPVPVIVISSTSGDEKVFKALELGAVDFIAKPTSVISDELLKIQQDLHQKVQAVFKLNMARVQKRSEPAPPAAEVAVPAAPAGVSSSIDIVAIGSSTGGPPALQRIFASFRDAPPFAMVISQHMPAGFTTAFAERLNRSTGFEVREAKDGDEVLPGRALIAPGGHNLVFARLGEKVVARIVPPGPKDRYIPSVDVMFRSCAELYRNRMLAVVLTGMGNDGALGVREAKKVGAQVVAESEESAVVFGMPREAIATGVVDRVVPMDGMVREIVLRCGLLPRFG from the coding sequence GTGAAAAAGATACGGGTAGTAGTCGTAGACGATTCGGCCTATAATCGGCGCGCCATAACCAGGATGCTGGAAGAACTCCCGGGGGTCCAGGTGGTGGGGTACGCCACCAACGGCGAGGAGGGGATCCGCAGGGTGATCGATCTCACCCCCGACCTGGTGACGCTCGATCTCGAGATGCCCCGCATGGACGGCTTCACCATGCTGCGCATCCTGATGGCGACCACGCCGGTCCCGGTGATCGTGATCAGCTCCACTTCCGGCGACGAGAAGGTGTTCAAGGCGCTGGAGCTCGGTGCCGTCGACTTCATCGCCAAACCGACCAGCGTCATCTCCGATGAGCTCCTGAAGATCCAGCAGGACCTGCACCAGAAGGTCCAGGCGGTGTTCAAGCTGAACATGGCCCGGGTGCAGAAGCGGAGTGAGCCGGCTCCCCCAGCGGCCGAGGTCGCGGTCCCCGCGGCCCCCGCCGGGGTGTCGAGCAGCATAGATATAGTGGCGATCGGTTCCTCGACAGGGGGGCCGCCGGCCCTGCAGCGCATTTTTGCCTCGTTCAGGGACGCGCCACCTTTCGCCATGGTGATTTCCCAGCACATGCCCGCCGGGTTCACCACCGCCTTCGCCGAGAGGCTGAACCGCAGCACCGGCTTCGAGGTGCGCGAGGCGAAGGACGGCGACGAAGTCCTTCCCGGGCGTGCCCTCATCGCCCCCGGCGGTCACAACCTCGTGTTCGCAAGGCTGGGCGAAAAGGTGGTGGCCCGCATCGTCCCCCCCGGCCCCAAGGACCGTTACATTCCGTCGGTGGACGTGATGTTCCGGTCCTGCGCGGAGCTCTACCGCAACCGGATGCTTGCCGTGGTCTTGACCGGCATGGGGAACGACGGGGCCCTCGGGGTACGCGAGGCGAAGAAGGTGGGGGCGCAGGTGGTGGCCGAGTCCGAGGAATCCGCTGTGGTGTTCGGCATGCCGCGCGAGGCGATCGCAACGGGAGTGGTGGACCGGGTGGTCCCCATGGACGGCATGGTGCGTGAGATTGTTCTTCGTTGCGGCCTGTTGCCGCGATTTGGTTGA
- a CDS encoding CheR family methyltransferase, which translates to MPYFEPELQLTEEEFRLIRDLIYNHCGLFFDDDSKYLLDRRLGQRVAHHNLSGFREYYQFLKYDRRRDQEIADIMDLLTTNETYFFREAFQLRAFTDEIVPEVMKVKQRERTLRIWSAGCSTGEEPYTIAMLLLEMGCLHGWRVEIVGSDISQRVVQHARKGIYTKASFRATDERYLKRFFTETDEGYRICDEVRELVTISQMNLFDANRLALLGKMDVIFCRNVIIYFDQTSKKRVIESFYNTLRGGGYLLLGHSESLMNLSTAFALKHLKNDMVYQKTDTTGGGVAT; encoded by the coding sequence ATGCCATATTTCGAACCTGAATTGCAACTGACGGAAGAGGAATTCCGCCTGATCAGGGACCTGATCTACAACCACTGCGGCCTCTTCTTCGACGACGACAGCAAGTACCTGCTGGACCGCCGGCTCGGGCAGCGGGTGGCCCATCACAACCTGTCCGGGTTCCGCGAGTACTACCAGTTCCTGAAGTACGACCGCAGGAGGGACCAGGAGATCGCCGACATCATGGATCTCCTCACCACCAACGAGACCTACTTCTTCCGCGAGGCCTTCCAGCTGCGCGCCTTCACCGACGAGATCGTGCCGGAGGTGATGAAGGTCAAGCAGCGCGAGCGCACCTTGCGCATCTGGAGCGCGGGGTGTTCCACCGGCGAGGAGCCCTACACCATCGCCATGCTCCTCCTGGAGATGGGGTGCCTCCACGGCTGGCGGGTGGAGATCGTCGGTTCCGACATCAGCCAGCGCGTGGTGCAGCACGCCCGCAAGGGGATCTACACCAAGGCATCCTTCCGCGCCACCGACGAGCGGTACCTGAAGCGGTTCTTCACCGAGACCGACGAGGGGTATCGCATCTGCGACGAGGTGCGGGAACTGGTGACCATCAGCCAGATGAACCTGTTCGACGCCAACCGGCTGGCGCTTTTGGGGAAGATGGATGTGATCTTCTGCCGCAACGTGATCATCTACTTCGACCAGACCTCCAAGAAGCGGGTGATCGAGTCGTTCTACAACACGCTGCGCGGCGGCGGTTACCTCCTTCTGGGGCACTCGGAATCCCTGATGAACCTGTCTACCGCGTTCGCGCTGAAGCACTTGAAAAACGATATGGTCTACCAGAAAACGGATACGACCGGCGGCGGAGTGGCCACGTGA